The following are encoded in a window of uncultured Ilyobacter sp. genomic DNA:
- a CDS encoding tetratricopeptide repeat protein: protein MKKVLFSLIFIFTVILSYSLDKPELMDEGIYQVQIGNYWRGKEYLEDYLTGEEDIEAYLYLIEADKKLGNLNHADSVALKAIKKYPEDTRALYERVLIRKMMADSEETGWKKDKYNKDYYEMFEKYLAKTEYTDSNKIFELGSLYFNNNLYEKSNEIFIKEKNYDERNLFGAATTYRFLGDYRKAALLYGQILQVNPEFYEAYLGRGISYQQMGDYGRAAKDFEICLEYKKDINLYLGLANMYINMENYSSAKEVLQRAQKDYPASQEIKSLLIEVYSKIER from the coding sequence ATGAAGAAGGTGTTATTTAGTCTGATTTTTATTTTTACAGTGATACTTTCCTATTCTCTGGATAAACCGGAGCTTATGGATGAAGGGATTTATCAGGTTCAGATAGGCAACTACTGGAGGGGGAAGGAGTATCTCGAAGATTATCTGACAGGAGAAGAGGATATAGAGGCCTATCTTTACCTCATAGAAGCAGATAAAAAACTTGGGAACTTAAACCATGCAGACAGCGTGGCTTTGAAAGCTATAAAAAAGTACCCTGAAGACACAAGAGCGCTATATGAGAGAGTCTTAATAAGAAAAATGATGGCGGACAGCGAAGAAACAGGCTGGAAAAAAGATAAGTATAATAAAGATTATTATGAGATGTTTGAAAAATATCTTGCTAAGACTGAGTATACAGACAGTAATAAGATCTTTGAACTAGGGAGCTTATACTTTAATAATAATCTTTATGAAAAATCTAACGAGATTTTCATAAAGGAAAAAAATTATGATGAGAGAAATCTTTTTGGTGCAGCGACAACCTACAGGTTTTTGGGAGATTACAGAAAAGCGGCCCTTTTGTACGGTCAGATACTTCAGGTGAACCCGGAGTTTTATGAGGCTTATCTCGGAAGGGGGATATCTTATCAACAAATGGGAGATTACGGAAGAGCAGCAAAGGATTTTGAAATCTGTCTTGAATATAAAAAAGATATAAATTTATATCTAGGACTGGCGAACATGTATATCAATATGGAGAACTATAGTAGTGCTAAAGAGGTTTTGCAAAGGGCCCAAAAAGATTATCCGGCCTCGCAGGAGATAAAAAGCCTTCTTATAGAGGTTTATTCTAAAATTGAGAGATAG